One region of Vigna angularis cultivar LongXiaoDou No.4 chromosome 10, ASM1680809v1, whole genome shotgun sequence genomic DNA includes:
- the LOC108320064 gene encoding probable mannitol dehydrogenase — MAAQAELEHPRKAFGWAVRDPSGFFSPFNFSRREAGEKDVAFKVLYCGICHSDLHNAKNEWGTSTYPLVPGHEVTGVVTEVGSKVEKFKVGDKVGVGCLVDSCRSCQNCSDNLENYCPQYTLTYGAKYKDGSITYGGYSDSMVADEHFVVRIPDGLPLDAAAPLLCAGITVYSPLRYFARDKPGLHVGVVGLGGLGHMAVILQTLKKLLVYYEL; from the exons ATGGCTGCACAAGCTGAACTTGAGCATCCCAGAAAAGCATTCGGATGGGCAGTTAGGGACCCTTCTGGTTTTTTCTCACCTTTCAATTTCTCCAGAAG ggaagctggtgaaaaagacgTTGCATTCAAAGTGTTGTATTGTGGGATATGTCACTCTGATCTCCACAACGCAAAGAACGAATGGGGCACTTCCACCTATCCACTAGTCCCAGG TCATGAGGTGACTGGTGTAGTGACAGAAGTGGGAAGCAAAGTAGAAAAGTTCAAAGTTGGGGACAAGGTGGGTGTGGGATGCTTGGTTGATTCCTGCCGCAGCTGCCAGAACTGTTCTGACAATCTTGAGAATTATTGTCCACAATATACTCTCACGTATGGTGCCAAATATAAAGATGGTAGCATCACATATGGAGGTTACTCTGATTCAATGGTTGCAGATGAACACTTTGTGGTTCGAATTCCTGATGGCCTACCACTTGATGCTGCTGCACCTCTCCTTTGTGCTGGCATCACAGTTTATAGCCCTCTCAGATATTTTGCCCGAGACAAACCTGGTCTGCATGTGGGTGTGGTTGGTCTCGGTGGACTAGGCCATATGGCTGTAATTTTGCAAACTCTGAAAAAATTATTGGTCTATTATGAACTCTAA
- the LOC108320068 gene encoding dof zinc finger protein DOF5.7: MSPDDIPPSKPATATTTDQETQSSGGRKGSSTRPQEQGLKCPRCDSPNTKFCYYNNYSLTQPRHFCKTCRRYWTKGGALRNVPIGGGCRKNKKVRSSRLSCDSKDSGSSSSDLGGLKFLHTLPPSMDFHLGGLPFPRLHHHPPATYNQFSSFGDTSSPSCFNLDPSPGTTSSSFAALNYPFSYNGAIQGMSAMNVHSGHASSIESLSSINQDLHWKLQQQRLAMLFGGDNGQKDHGGNGGVSPTINHLENQTQKPQPILFQNLEVSKHGIFPVENSRKENGPCGDTHTPSTEWFFGNSYASVTPPTATTTSSGGPGNDNASNWSSGVNAWGDVPQQYTALP, encoded by the coding sequence ATGTCACCCGATGACATACCACCTTCAAAGCCCGCCACAGCAACAACAACGGACCAAGAGACCCAAAGTTCAGGCGGCAGAAAAGGCTCCTCCACTAGGCCCCAAGAGCAAGGCCTCAAGTGTCCACGATGCGACTCACCCAACACCAAATTCTGCTACTACAACAACTACAGCCTCACACAGCCAAGGCATTTCTGCAAGACATGTAGAAGATACTGGACAAAAGGTGGGGCTTTGCGTAACGTCCCTATTGGCGGTGGATGCAGGAAGAACAAGAAGGTGAGGTCATCGAGGCTTTCATGTGACTCCAAGGACTCTGGTTCCTCCTCTTCAGACCTTGGTGGCCTCAAGTTCCTTCATACTCTTCCTCCTTCCATGGACTTTCACCTTGGAGGGTTACCCTTCCCTAGGCTTCACCATCACCCTCCAGCAACTTATAACCAATTTTCCTCTTTTGGGGACACTTCCAGTCCTTCATGTTTCAACCTTGACCCTTCTCCTGGCACCACCTCAAGTTCTTTCGCTGCTCTTAATTACCCATTTTCTTACAATGGTGCAATCCAAGGTATGAGCGCTATGAATGTTCACAGTGGTCACGCCTCTTCCATTGAGTCTTTGAGTTCTATAAACCAGGACTTGCACTGGAAGTTGCAGCAGCAGCGATTGGCAATGCTGTTTGGTGGAGATAACGGCCAGAAAGATCACGGTGGTAATGGTGGGGTGTCACCAACGATTAACCACCTCGAGAACCAGACACAGAAACCACAACCCATTTTGTTTCaaaatcttgaggtttcaaaGCATGGGATTTTCCCCGttgagaactctagaaaagaaAATGGTCCATGTGGGGACACACACACACCCTCCACTGAGTGGTTCTTTGGGAATTCTTATGCCTCGGTGACTCCTCCTACAGCTACTACTACCAGTAGTGGTGGCCCAGGGAATGATAATGCAAGCAATTGGAGTAGCGGTGTGAATGCTTGGGGTGATGTGCCGCAGCAATATACTGCTTTGCCCTAG